Below is a window of Salvelinus fontinalis isolate EN_2023a chromosome 31, ASM2944872v1, whole genome shotgun sequence DNA.
ATGCTGTCGTTTTCCTGGATAGGGCACCTGGAAGAAATATACATTATTTACATTTGATTCAACTTTATTGATCTCCCTTAGGATCCATTCAATCACATTGAGCCAACAGCTCATGGCCTAAATCAACAGACTTGGTCAAACGCCACCAGAGATCATGGAACTATTCCAGTTGGAAACGGAGAACCATTCAGTTGTCAATTCCCAGAGATAAACTTTGTAGAGTGAACTAAACCGGCTGGAGGCTGAGCCGATCTCCAGCCGATCAAAGTGATGTATTACTTCCATTGATTTGATTCATGATGAAAACAAGTCAATAACTTCTGAAGTTATCATCCTAAgcaacaactgtgtgtgtgtttgagcatgtgtgtgtttatgtgcacttctgtgtgtttgtgtgtgtgtgcgtgcgcttgtgtgtgtatacctgtgtgtgtgagtgtttgcgcatgtgtgagtgcgtgtgccaGCCAGTACGTGTCATCAAAcatatgcatgcgtgtgtgtgtgtgtgtgtgtgagcgcgttCGTGCGTGTGTGTTCCTCACCTTGTGACTGAAGGGGTGGCActcatccccctcttcccctcgtGGTATACACATCCGCAGTCCCCTAAGCCACAGACTGACAGCACAGCATAGACCAAACCCACACTGAACATCTCGATCACACGCCTGACagagatgagggggagagagagagaaagtgtgagagagagagagaaagtgagaaagatggagaaagtgagagagagagtgagaaagtgagagagtgagaaagagagagagagatgaccgcCACACATTTTTTTATTGTAGCAAACTTTCAAATGCCTCTGCAAACTCAGTTTGGGTGCAGGTTTTCTGTgccggtctggtgttgtagtaaACCTTCTGACTCTGGACCACACACCCCCACTGGAAACAGGAAACGCAGCCCCACTGGAAACAGGAAACGCAGCCCCACTGGAAACAGGAAACGCAGCCCCACTGGAAACAGGAAACGCAGCCCCACTGGAAACAGGAAACGCAGCCCCACTGGAAACAGGAAACACACCCCCACTGGAAACAGGAAACGCACCCCCACTGGAAACAGGAAACGCACCCCCACTGGAAACAGGAAACACACCCCCACTGGAAACAGGAAACACACCCCCACTGGaaacaggaaacacacacactggaaacaggAAACACCCCCCCACTGGAAACAGGAAACGCATACCCACTGGAAACAGGAAACGCATACCCACTGGAAACAGGAAACGCAGCCCCACTGGAAACAGGAAACACACCCCCACTGGAAACAGGAAACACACCCCCACTGGAAACAGGAAACACACCCCCACTGGAAACAGGAAACGCATACCCACTGGAAACAGGAAACGCATACCTACTGGAACCAGGAAACGCATACCCACTGGAAACAGGAAACACCCCCCCACTGGAAACAGGAAACGCACCCCCACTGGAAACAGGAAACGCACCCCCACTGGAAACAGGAAACGCACCCCCACTGGAAACAGGAAACGCACCCCCACTGGAAACAGGAAAAGCACCCCCACTGGAAACAGGAAACGCACCCCCACTGGAAACAGGAAAAGCACCCCCACTGGAAACAGGAAAAGCACCCCCACTGGAAACAGGAAAAGCACCCCCACTGGAACCAGGAAACACCCCCACTGGAACCAGGAAACACCCCCCCACTGGAAACAGGAAACGCATACCCACTGGAAACAGGAAACGCATACCTACTGGAACCAGGAAACACCCCCCCACTGGAAACAGGAAACGCATACCCACTGGAAACAGGAAACACCCCCCCACTAGAAACAGGAAACGCACCCCCACTGGAAACAGGAAACGCATACCCACTGGAACCAGGAAACGCATACCCACTGGAAACAGGAAACACATACCCACTGGAAACAGGAAACACCCCCCCCACTGGAAACAGGAAACGCACCCCCACTGGAAACAGGAAAAGCACCCCCACTGGAACCAGGAAACGCATACCCACTGGAACCAGGAAACACATACCCACTGGAAACAGGAAACACAATCTCAATTTGGtttttactctctctgtctctctctaccttccaacTGTCACTTATAATGACCcctactctctctgtatctgtctctctctctaccttctaatgacccctactctctctgtatctgtctctctctctaccttctaatgacccatactctctctgtatctgtctctctctttaccttctaatgacccctactctctctgtatctgtctctctctaccttctaatgacccctactctctctttatctgtctctctctaccttctattgacccctactctctctatctgtctctctctaccttctaatgacccctactctctctgtatctgtctctctctctaccttctaatgacccctactctctctgtatctgtctctctctctaccttctaatgacccctactctctctgtatctgtctctccctaccttctaatgacccctactctctctgtatctgtctctctaccttctaatgacccctactctctctgtatctgtctctctctaccttctaatgacccctactatctctgtatctgtctctctaccttctaatgacccctactctctctgtatctgtctctccctaccttctaatgacccctactctctctgtatctgtctctctaccttctaatgacccctactctctctatatctgtctctctaccttctaatgacccctactctctctgtatctgtctctctaccttctaatgacccctactctctctgtatctgtctctctctaccttctaatgacccctactctctctgtatctgtctctctaccttctaatgacccctactctctctgtatctgtctctctctaccttctaatgacccctactctctctatatctgtctctctaccttctaatgacccatactctctctgtatctgtctctctaccttctaatgacccctactctctctgtatctgtctctctcagtggtgtaaagtacctaagtaaaaatacttttaagtactacttaagtagtttttttttggtatctgtaatttactatttatatttttgactacttttacttttactccactacactcctgaagaaaataatgtactttttactccatacattttccctgacacccaaaagtacattttgaatgcttagcaggacaggagaattgtctaattcacacacttatcaagagaacacccctggtcatgcatactgcctctgatctggcagactcactaaacacaaattatttgtttgtaaattatgtctgtgttaaactgtgcccctggctatccgttaattttaaaaaacagGAAAATCGTGTCGcccggtttgcttaatataagacattttaaattatttatatttttacttttgatacttaagtacatttaaaaccaaatacttttagactttaactcaagtagtattttactaggtgacttttacttgagtcattttcttttaaaggtatctttactttaactctggtatgaaaattgggtactttttccaccactggtctctctctctaccttccaccTGTCACTTCTAATGACCCCTActctctctatatctgtctctctaccttctaatgatccctactctctctgtatctgtctctctaccttctaatgacccctactctctctgtatctgtctctctctctaccttccaatgacccctactctctctgtatctgtctctctaccttcacGTTTCACAATGACAACTCTATTAGTTAAAAtgtccacacagaacatgaatGAAAGGTTTGTCACTCACCCCAGTGATGACAGCCCCCCTGGACCAGTTGAAAGAAATCATTAAGATGGAGAGAAGCAGGACCCTGGTCCCCATGGCcgtagcagcaacagtagcacAGGATAGTGTAGGGTACCACTCTCTCCTCAACACAGCAATACTGTAGTCCCCTTCAGAGCAGTGGCTACTTTCTGttgtcagtctttcctcaacacAGCAATACTGTAGTCCCCTTCAGCGCAGTAGCTACTTTCTGTTGTCAGTCTCTCCTTCTTGTGCTGTCCGTCTGACTCACTGTGCCTGGTGTCATgtccaagctctctctctctcttttcatcctcTCCCtttccactcccccccccccccccaatgtatataaaaaaaaaatgaaataccttatttacataattattcagaccctttgctatgagactcgaaattgagctccggtgtaTCCTGtttcattgatcatcattgagatgtttctacaacttgattggagtccacatattgattgaacatgattttgaaagaaacacacctgtctatataaggtcccacatttgacagtgcatgtcagagcaaaaaccaagccatgacgtcgaagggattgtccgtagagctcagatacaggattgtgtcgaggcacagatctgagtaAGGgcaccaaaatatttctgcagcatcggAGGTCCCCAAgtgcacagtggcctccatcatacttaaatggaagaattttggaaccacgAAGACTATTCATAGATTTGCCCGCccaaccaaactgagcaaatCGGGGGAGattggccttggtcagggaggtgaccaagaacctgatggtcactctgacagagctccagagttcctctgtggagatgggaaaaccttccagaaggacaaccatctctgcagcactccaccaatcaggcctttatggtagagtgaccagacggaatccactcctcagtaaaatgcacgacagcccgcttggagtttgccaaaaggcacctaaagcctctcagaccatgagaaacaatattctcttgtctgatgaaatccagattgaactcttttccttgaatgccaagcatcacgtctggaagaaacctggcaccatccctacggtgaagcatggtggtggcagcatcatgctgtggcgatgtttttcagcggcagggactgagagactagtcaggatcaagggaaagatgaacggagcaaagtacagagagatccttgatgaaaacctgctccatagcactgaagaaggttcatcttccaacaggacaacgcccgtaagcacacagccaagacaacgcaggagtggttttgggacaagtctctgaatgtccttaagtggcccaaaAAGAGCCAAGACTTGAACCTGACcgaacatctctggggagacctgacaatagctgtgcagcaatgctctccatgcaacctgatagagcttgagaggatctgcaggaaggaacgggagaaactccccaaatacagttgcgccaagcttgtagcatcatacccaagaagactcgaggctgtaatagctgccaaaggtttttcaacaaagtactgagtaaagagtctgaaaacttatgtaaaatttcagttttttatttttaacaaattttaacaaaatatatatatatatcgctctggataagagcgtctgctaaatgacttaaatgtaaatgtaaatgtatacgcTTTCTAATCTCTCTCAGATACTTCAAAAACTACGTGTTTTGATTTATGGGAAAACAGATTAGTCCAAAAATATATGTATCTGTTATTCGATGTGTTTCtgtgggctaatagcagtaaggccaaatgcaATGTTACATCAAATATACatgttttatatttatttatatacccTACAGGGTTCCTAAAATCAAATagttaaatgatccatggtaagaccatcttaaaacaattccataagtTTGTTTTGGGCTGTAGAAACCCAGCCCAGGCCCTTGGACTGTAATGGGATTTATGTAACATCCTGGTCCCAAGGTGTCCATCTGTTTGTCTGGGCGGAGACAGGACCAGCCGTCATAGAAAACCCCAAAGTTattgccatagaaatagaatgtcaTTGCAGCTCACTCTTCCGGTCGGTCCATCGTCTCATTCTAAGATGAGGCTTTCAGGTAAATCACTACATATCGATCACAACTTTCTACTGAAGACAATGAGGCCTGGGAAAACACAGTGATCTGATCTCTTTTGTCATGCACCCACAaaatcatatacagttgaagtcggaagtttacattcaccttagccaaatacatttaaacgtagtttttcacaattactgacatttaatcctagtaaaaattcccctgtcttaggatcaccactttattttaagaatgtgaaatgtcagaataatagtagagagaatgatttatttcagcttttatttctttcatcacaatcccagtgggtcagacgtttacatacactcaattagtatttagtagcgttgcctttaaattgtttaacgtgggtcaaacgttttgggtagccttcccacaataagttgggtgaattttggcccattcctcctgacagagctggtggtaactgagtcaggtttgtaggcctcctagctcacacacgctttttcagttctacccacacattttctataggattgaggtcagggctttgtgatggccactccaatatcttgactttgttgtccttaagccattttgccacaactttggaagtctacttggggtcattgtccatttggaagacccatttgcgaccaagctttaacttcctgactgatgtcttgagatgttgcttcaatatatccacataattttcctccctcatgatgacatctattttgtgaagtgcaccagtccctgctgcagcaaagcacccccacaacatgatgctgccccccccgtgcttcacggttgggacggtgttcctcagcttgcaagcatccccctttttcctccaaacataacgatggtcattatggcgaaacagttctatttttgtttcatcagaccagaggacatttctccaaaaagtacaatgtttgtccccgtgtgcagttgcaagctgtagtctggcatttttatggcgtaACTGCTCATAGAGAGAAACTGAGAAAAATGACTTCAAAGTTATTTATATTGTTTAGCCGAATGAGTTGTGGGCAGATCATTGGAGATGTGGTGGTCTTACTGAGGTCATTTTTAAAATTCATATTGACCCTGACCAGTGACATGACCTTTGACCCAAAAAAGGCAGTTACTGCCTTCTTGCTTGGTACAGCCACTGGAAAACGTTTCCATGacgatttgtttttgtttttgttgacaAACTTGTGTTAGTATATTTCATTGTATGTGGCTGTCAGTGTCATATAGTTTGATACTTGTATTAGCAAAGAACAATAAATAAATGTCAAAGTGTACCGTAGACACTGCAGCCCAAAGCTCAGTCAAACCAAGGTAAAAGGCAGTAACTGACGTGAGTAATGACAGCGAATGCCTTTTTCCTTGGTTTGACTTGAACTTTTTTGCAGTTACTGCAAACATGACCCCCCATTTTCTCCATAATACAACACAATTGAGTCATGATATTTGTCCACATAATAAAGCATGTATTTCAAGtattaccattttttttttttaataacacATTTTTGACCAAATGTGCAGTTACAGCTCTTTcgcttggtagggcagtatagtgcactaaatataataatacatttaatttgaATAGCGCTTTTCATTACAGAGTTTTTTCAAAACTCTGGTCAAAAAGTAGTACACTAGGGAGCTATTAAGGTCACAGCCCAGGATCTCTGTAGACTAGACTGCCCTTTAAATGGGACCCAGCCCAGGATCTCTGTAGACTAGACTGCCCTTTAAATGGGACGCAGCCCAGGATCTCTGTAGACTAGACTGCCCTTTAAATGGGACGCAGCCCAGGATCTCTGTAGACTAGACTGCCCTTTTAATGGGACGCAGCCCAGGATCTCTGTAGACTAGACTGCCCGTTAAATGGGACGCAGCCCAGGATCTCTGTATACTAGACTGCCCTTTAAATGGGACGCAGCCCAGGATCTCTGTAGACTAGACTGCCCTTTAAATGGGATGCAGCCCAGGATCTCTGTAGCCTAGACTGCCCTTTAAATGGGACGCAGCCCAGGATCTCTGTAGACTAGACTGCCCTTTAAATGGGACGCAGCCCAGGATCTCTGTAGACTAGACTGCCCTTTTAATGGGACGCAGCCCAGGATCTCTGTAGACTAGACTGCCCTTTAAATGggatagagaggtacagtatagcATGACAATATTCATGACAAAATGCCATATTGTGTGACACATATCATATACGAGTGTGATGACTCATTGTGAGTTAAAGGTCAATCAAGGGACCGTCTGTAGACAGATATGTGCAGTGCTGATTGATATACAGTAACTAATAGCAGTTAAGACACCCATTCCTTTTCACCAACTCCTTCTGGCCGTAATGTGGACGAGGATGGactatctgtgtgtgtgggcgGAGGGGGTGAAgaggggtgtgtatgtgtgatggtaaTGGACAGGGAGGTGTCAATAGGATATGCAGGTTTCTGATTTAGGGAcctagagagggatgagaggagaggaagtatACCCCATGGGTTAGTCAGCACCACATTACCCAGAATGCTGTGTAGCAGGTGATGGATTTCTCTGAAGGACCCCTGGCTACATAATTACATTCCCTTGTTTCTGCCGTGTCAGCAGAAGAGAAGCAGCAGGCTTCTGAGAACCGATAGGACAGAAATCATCCAGAGAGCCCTGTCCTGCCTGGCTTGGGTAAAGTATACTAGACACCTTTATGGGGAAAAATACAGCAATATGATGAGAGAAGACTAAATACTTCCACCTCTCCTATCAGAGTCATTAGTTCATATATTTTGGTCCTGttcatatgtagctcgtttttggtcgtaggttcaggaatggctgaagaattgcaacatttacctggagctaactctgcagataACACGACTGGGTGATCTGAAAAGTCaattgatcaataatataataatacttttggCAAAAAtattttatctttaatttacaatctgtagaaactatgagaatagaaaggttcagtacttttgtgaaacatcacagcacagttgaaaatgatatggtaaatagaaatccaatatggatggtgttaagagatagatgggaggggttgaatggagctggagagtgtgactaataacaacaagataaccaatgtaaaacatacggtgtctgtaaaatgtatataggttcagaactgttgtgaaatagcacagttacaaatgtatggcaaatagaaatcaaactggatggacatcagaaatagatgggagaggtagagggtagaggaaggacaggactaaaaacaaacataatataactattgtaaaatagattgtgtctgtaaaatatatata
It encodes the following:
- the prok1 gene encoding prokineticin-1, with the protein product MGTRVLLLSILMISFNWSRGAVITGACDRDVQCGFGLCCAVSLWLRGLRMCIPRGEEGDECHPFSHKVPYPGKRQHHTCPCLPHLVCTSYTGSTYRCTKDFKNLDF